The window GCGCAAGGGCTTTCGCACCGGCATCGCTGCCGAGCGCATGGGCGGCCAGGTGCAGGACACCATGGGCATCGAGAACTTCATCTCGGTCCCCTACACCGAAGGCCCGAAGCTGGCCGCCTCGCTGGAGCAGCACATCAAGGAGTACGAGATCGACTCCATGAACCTGCTGCGCGCCGAGAAGCTGATCCCGGCGCAGAAGGTAGGCGGCATGCACGAAGTGGTGTTCAGCAACGGCGCCTCGCTCAAGGCCCGCTCGGTGATCCTCACCACCGGAGCGCGCTGGCGCAACCTGGGCGTGCCCGGCGAGGCCGAGTACCGCAACAAGGGCGTCGCCTACTGCCCGCACTGCGACGGACCGCTCTACAAGGGCAAGCGCGTGGCGGTGATCGGCGGCGGCAACTCGGGCGTCGAGGCGGCGATCGACCTCGCCAACATCGTTGCCCACGTGACGCTGGTCGAGTTCGACAGCAAGCTGCGCGCCGACCAGGTGCTGGTGGACAAGCTGCGCTCGATGCCCAACGTCGACATCCTAGTCTCCGCCCAGACCACCGAGGTCGAGGGTGACGGCGAGAAGGTCAATGCGCTGGTCTACAAGAACCGTGAGACCGGCGAGGAGCACAAGGTGGCGCTGGAGGGCGTGTTCGTCCAGATCGGCCTGGTCCCGAACACCGAGTTCCTGAAGGACTCGGGGCTAGAGCTGAACCGCGGCGAGATCGTGATCGACGGCCATGCCGCCACCAACCTGCCCGGCGTGTTCGCTGCGGGCGATGCGACGACGGTGCCCTACAAGCAGATCATCATCGCCATGGGCGAAGGCTCCAAGGCGGCGCTGTCAGCATTCGACTACCTGATCCGCAACGAGCCGGTCGAAGAGATCGCGCAGGAGTTCCAGCAGGAGGCCGTTGCTGCCGAGTAAGCCTTCGGGTCGCTAACGAAGGCAAGGGCGGTGGTCGAAGGACTGCCGCCCTTTTTCGTGTGCGTTCCCGCGTCGTCCCGGGCTTTCAGCGCTTCCTTTTCAACACCACGTACAGCGCGCCCGGCCCGCCATGTCGCCGATGCGCTCCGCGGACAGCCGCAATCGCGCCAGCATGCTCACTCGCGCCGAGCCAATCCACGATCTTCGCCCGGATCGCTCCACGCGCGGTACCGCGGTCCGCAGCCTCGGTAGGGCGAGGCTTGCCGGTGACGACCAGCACCACCCGCGCGCCCATGGCTCGCGCCTGAGCCAGGCCGTGCATGAGCCGGCCATAAGCCTGATCGAGGCCGGAGCCATGGAGGTCGAGACTGAAGTCCGGCTCCAGTCCGCCCCGCGCGATCTTGCGTTCCCAGGACGAGTCGAGGCCGACCTTGTCCTCCCCGGCACGGGGAAGGGGACCGCGTCGCGCAGCGGCGGGGTGGTGGGGACTCGCGACCTGGACCGGGCTTGGCTTCACAACCGGAGCGGACGGAGGCACCGGCACGTCTAGCACCGCCTCCACCTTCGCCGCGCGTCGGCGTTCCAGCGGCGTTACCGTCGCCGCGACCTTGCGCCACATCGCGCTTTCATCCGGCGAGAGCCGGCGCGGCGGCCTCATTTCGCGCCGAGGCGGGTGAGCGTTCCCTTGGGCACGAGGATGAACGCGCGCCCTCTCCCGCTCATGCCGCCGGCGATCCGGCGCGCGTCGTCCCCGGCGCCCCAGAAGGTGTCGAAGCGATTGGCGCCCTTGATCGCGCCGCCGGTGTCTTGCGCGATCCACAAGCCGTTCGCCTCGGTACGATCCAGGTCGAGCCAGATCGGCGCGCCGAGCGGCACGAAGCTGGGATCGGCAGCCACCGAGCTTTCCGCGCGCACCGGCACATTGAGCGAGCCGAGCGGCCCGTCACCCTTCAGCTCGCGGAAGAACACCCAGCTGCGGTTCTCGCGCATCAGCGCGCGGCCCTCCGGCGGGTTCTCGCGGATGTACCGGACGATGCCCTGCATCGAGCCCGGGTACTTGCCAGGCCCCTCGCCCACCAGCCCGCGCTGGCGCATCACCGCGCCGATGCCGGTGTAGGGCAAGCCGTTCTGCCCGGCATAGCCGATCCGCATCACGCCGCCGTCGGGCAACCGCAGCCGCCCCGAGCCCTGGACCTGGAGGAAGAAGAACTCGATTGGATCGCGCACCCAGGCGATCTCCAGCCCTTTGCCGGCCAGCGCGCCGTTCTCGATCTGGGTGCGGTCGTAGTAGGGCACGAAGGCGCCGCTCTCGTCGTATCGGCCGATCGGCATGCGGCCGTTCGCGAGCGGGGTGGCATCGCCCGGTCTGGCGCGCACGAGGTCGGCGGGCATCGCGTAGACCGGCGTGTCGTAGCCGGGCACGTGGGTGCGCGAACCGGCGATCTCAGGCTCGTAGTAGCCGGTCGCAAAGGCACGGCCATCGCCGACCTGGATTGTCTCGAAGTAGGTGTCGAAGAAGTCTTCCGCCTGGCCATAGGGCCAAGTCGCGAAGGCATCGCAGGCCGGCTTCCAGTCGGTCGGGCGCGTGAGGCCACTGGCGTCGGTTCGGGTAACAAGCCGCGGGCAGCTCTCATGGAACGATAGCAATGCAGCGGCGGCATCGGCCTGTCGGATCGAAAGCTCGCCGATCTTCGGACCCTCACGGAGGCTCAGCTCACGCGCGGTCTTGACCGCGGGAACGCTCGGCCCACCAGCTACCGGAGGCGGTCGATTGGACACGGCCCCGGGCTCGGGAACGATACGACCGCAGGCTGCGGCTACGAGCGACAGCGCCAGGATGGCTGCGAGCCGGACCCCGCGTGGAAACCCGGCCGCCAAACGCAAGGTCAGCCCTCGTCGGTCTCGTCGAGCAGCCAGTCCGGATCGGCCGAGGTCACGTTGCGGCTGAACGTCCACACGTCGACCGCCTCGATCGCGTCGTCGAGCGAGCCAGCGATGACGGCACCCTCGGCATCGCGGGTCACGGCAGCGATGTCGCTGCGGAAGCGGACGGTAATGCGGGCGGTGTTGCCGTCCATGCCAGCCGCGCTGATTGTGCTGTCCTCGATGCGGATCAAGCGATTGTCGAGCGTCTCGCCGGCTTCCACGCGCGCGTCGATGGCGGCGGCGAACCCTTCGTAGACGTCGTGGTCGCACAGCTGCCGCAGCTCTGCCTTGTCAGCCTTCCAGAAGGCTTCGAGGATCATGCGGTAAGCACTGCGAGATCCTTCGAGGAAAGCAAAAGCGTCAAACCGGCGGTCCGCGGCGGCAATCTCACGCAGGCCGCGCTCGGCGGCCGGGCTGGTGGACGGAAGCTCGCGCTGGCGGGTGTTGGCGGTCGAGGATGCGCCGCCCTCGTCCGACTTGGCATCCGGTTTGGCGGTGGCAGCGACGCGCGGTGCTCCCGCAGCGCCGCGACGCGGATCGAAGCGGCCGGCGATCGGCTCTTCCTCGTGCTCGGCGCGGCGGCCCAGCACGGAGTAGAGGCGCAGGCCCAGGAAGGCCGCGATCATCGCCAGGATCACGATTTCGACCGTCACGTTGAACTAACCGTCCTTCCCTCACTGCCCGACAGGTACCATCCGTACGGCCCGGCAGCATAACCTCAGATAGGTAGGCTTTACAAATGAACAACGCGTGAGTTGCCCGCTAGGGATGAAAACGCGCCGGTCCGACGATCGGTTGCGACCGATCCCGTAACGCGGATTGTCGCCGTTACGGTGCCACCTGGAACGACTCGCGCCATTGCCGCCTGCGCGGGGCGATGCTAGGCGCGCCGGCACATTCCCGGGACGAAAAGAAAGCACCCTCGAGCCATGGCCGACGAAGGCAACATCATCTCCGACCTCAACCTGGACGGCGCCAGCGACGACAACGATCCGGCCGCGGGCATCATCTCGCAGTACGTGAAGGACCTCTCGGTCGAGAACCCGAACGCGCCGCAAAGCTTCCAGTGGCAGGACGCGCCGCAGATCGACGTGCAGTTCAACATCGGCGCCGTGCCGATCGAGGGCGAGGTCCACGAGGTGGAGCTCAAGATCGTCGTCACCTCGCGCGCCGATGCCGGCGTCGCCTTCGCGGTGGACCTCAGTTACTGCGCGCTGGTCGGCATGCGCAACCTGCCCGACAACCAGGCGCACGCATTCCTCTTCGCTGAAGCGCCGCGCATCCTGTTCCCCTTTGCCCGCGCGATCATCGCCGAGGCGGTGCGCGACGCCGGCTTCGCGCCGCTGCTGCTGGAGCCGATCGACTTCAACGGCCTCTACGTGCAGCAGCTCAGCGCCCAGGGCGGCGTCGGCGCGCCGCCGGCGGGGAATGCCTGATCTAGGCTCTTCCCCCAAGCAGGGAGGAGCTGAGGCGTGAGCCTCGTCCGCAACGTCGGCACCATCGGCGGGCTTACCGCCGTCAGCCGCGTCTTCGGCTTCGTGCGCGACATGCTGCTCGCCCGCGTGCTCGGCGCCGGGCTGGCGGCGGATGCTTTCCAGCTGGCGTTCGTGCTGCCCAACACCTTCCGGCGCCTGTTCGCGGAAGGTGCGTTCTCCGTCGCCTTCGTTCCGATGTACACGCGCGCGCTGCACGGCCCAGGCGGCGAAGAGGCGGCGGAGCGCTTCGCCAACGACGTGCTAGCCGTATTCGTCTGGGTGCTGCTCGGCTTTTCGGCGTTGGCCATGCTGGCGATGCCCGGCCTCGTCTGGCTGCTGGCGAGCGAGTACCTTGACGTACCGGGCAAGTTCGACCTCGCGGTGGCGCTCAGCCGCACGGCATTTCCCTATCTCGGCCTTGTCAGCCTGGTGGCGATGCTGTCGGGCGTGCTCAACGCCCATGCCCGCTTTGCGCCGGGCGCCTTCGTACCGGTCCTGCTCAATCTCGTGCTGATCGCCGGGATCGTCACCGGCTACGTGCTGCGCGGCCCGGGTGGGAGCGACGTGGTGGTCGCTTGGTCGGTAGCTGTCGCGGTGGCGGCGGCGGGTGCGATCCAGCTCGCCTACATGGCCTGGGCGATGCGCCGCGCCGGGGTGCGGCTTAGGATCGGCGCGCCCCGGCTGACGCCAGAAGTGCGGCGGCTCGGCCGGCTGATCCTGCCGGCGACCTTCGGGGCAGGCATTTACCAGATCAGCCAGTTCGTCGACACGTTCTTCGCGACCTCGTTGGCGCAGGGCTCGCTGACGCTGCTCAAGTACGCCGACCGGCTGAACCAGATGCCGCTGGGCATCGTCGGCATCGCGCTGGGCACTGCGATCCTGCCGATGCTTGCGAGGCACATCCAGGCGAATGACGACGCCGGTGCGCAAGCCTTGCAGGCGAACGCGGTGGAAATGGCGACGCTGCTCACCCTGCCCGCCGCCGCCGCGCTGGCGGTCTGCGCGCCGGCCTTCGTCACCGCCTTCTTCGTCGGCGGGCGAATGAGCCAGGCCCAGGGCGACGTCATGGCGGCGATCGTCGCCGCGCTGGTCTGCGGCCTGCCCGCCTACGTGCTGGTCAAGGTGTTCCAGCCCGCCTTCTTCAGCCGCGAGGATACGCGCACACCCGTGCGGATCGCCTGCGCGGCGCTGGCGATCAACATCGCCATCAACTTCGTGGTGGTGCCGCGGTTCGGCATCGTCGGACTGGCGGGGGCGACGGCGTTCACCTCCAGCCTCAACGTGGTGGCGCTCTATACCGTGCTGCACCGGCGCGGGTGGTTCCGGATGCGGTGGCGGCTCGCCTCACGGATCATCCGGCAGCTGGCGGCGAGCGGGGTCATGGCGCTGGCGTTGTGGGCGCTGCTGCCGCTGCTGGCGAACTACTACTCCGGCTCCGCGAGCGAGCGGATCGGCGCGCTGGCGCTGCTGGTGGGCGCGGGTGGCGTGGTGTTCTTCGCCGCGGCCTGGCTCGTCGGCGCGCTCGACAAGGGGCACCTCGCCCAGCTACGGCGCAGCCGTTCGGCACCAGAGCCGGTCAACCTCTCCGAATAGGTCCCTCTCGCATGCGTATCGTCTCCGGCATTCAGCCCACCGGCAACCTGCACCTCGGCAACTACCTGGGCGCGATCCGCAATTGGGTGCGCATGCAGGACGAGGCAACGGCGAGCGGCGGCCAGTGCCTCTACTTCCTGGCCGACCTCCATGCGATCTCCATGCCGCACGTGCCGGCGGACCTTGGCGCCAACACCCGCGAGATGGTCGCCGCGCTGGTCGCTTGCGGTGTCGATCCGGAGCGCTCCATCCTGTTCAACCAGGCGCAAGTGCCGCAGCACGCAGAGCTGCAGTGGCTGCTGAACGGCACCGCGCGGATGGGCTGGCTGAACCGCATGACCCAGTGGAAGGACAAGGCGGGCAAGAACCGCGAGGGCGCCAGCGTGGCGCTGTTCACCTATCCGGTGCTGCAGGCGGCCGACGTGCTGCTCTACCAGGCGACCCACGTGCCGGTGGGCGACGACCAGAAGCAGCACCTCGAACTCGCCCGTGACATCGCGCAGAAGTTCAACAACGACTTCTGCAGCGAAGAGGCGCCGCTGTTCACGCTGCCCGAGCCGTTCATCCCGCCCGAAGCCGCGCGCATCATGTCCTTGCGCGACGGCTCGGCGAAGATGAGCAAGTCCGACCCGTCGGACATGAGCCGCATCAACCTGACCGACGATGCCGACACGATCATGCAGAAGGTCAAGAAGGCCAAGACCGACCCCGAGCCGCTGCCTTCCGACAAGGTGGGCCTCGAGGGGCGCCCCGAGGCGAAGAACCTGGTGAGCATCTACGCGGCAATGTCGGGCAGCACTGTGGACGCAGTGCTGGGCGAGTTCGGCGGCGAGGGCTTTGGCAAGTTCAAGCCGGCGTTGGGCGAACTACTGACGCAGAAGCTGGCGCCGATCAACGCCCGCTTCGTCGGGTTGCGGCAGGACCAGACGGCGCTCGACGCGATCCTGCGCAAGGGTGCGGAAAAGGCGCGGGCGCTGGCGATGCCGACACTCGATGCCACGTATCAGGCGCTCGGGTTGGTGCGGGGCTGAGGCTGAGGCCGCACCGTCAGCCGGCGTGCTTCGACAAACTCAGCAAAGCGGTGGGGCTGGACGCAGGATCGGGGCGCCTCCTTCGAACATCCCACCTCGGAACACCCCACATTTTCATCCGTTGATCGTGCAAATGGCGCTCGTCATCGCGCGTAAGCATTCCTACATCTGAAAGCGGCGGCAGGCGAAATCGAAGGATGGTGGACATGCCCATGTCCGAAGGCTCAATCTGCCGTGTAACTGCCTCTATTCAACCGGTATTCAGCCGCGATCGGCTAAGACTCGACTCAATGTCGAGCCCGCCGCGTCGAGAGGATGGCGCCGCTCCGCTCGACTCCTGGAGAACAGAACCATGAAAATGAATGGCAACAACCGCTTCGGCCGGCTTCGGGTCGCGGCCGTAGCGGTGCTGCTGGTCGCGCTCGCCGCTTGCACGAACACATTCCGCGCAGACGTCTCCCGCTTCCAATCGCAGCTGCCCGCCCCGGCGGGCCAGACCTTTGCCGTGGTGGCGGACGATCCGCAGATGGCCGGCGGTATCGAGTTCAGCCAGTACGCTCGCCTGGTCGAGGCGCGGCTGGCGCAGAAGGGCTACACGCCCGCTGCCAGCCCCGAGCAGGCGCAGCTGCTGGTGCGCTTCGACTATGGCGTCGACAAGGGCCGTGAGCGCGTGCGCTCCACCGGCTTTGGCGGCGGTTACGGCGGCTGGGGTCCTTGGTACGGCTACGGCGGCGGCTTCGGCCGTGGCGGTTACTGGGGCGGACGCGGCTTCGGCGGCTGGGGCGGTGGTCCCTGGCGCTATGGCTGGTACGATCCCTTCTTCGACAACGGCGTCGAGAGCTACACCGTCTACACCAGTGGCGTGTCTCTGAAGATCGATCGCCGCGCCGACGGTGCCCGCCTGTTCGAGGGCAAGGCGGAGGCGGTTTCGTCCTCCAACCGCCTGCAGTATCTCGTCCCGAACCTGGTCGAGGCGATGTTCACGAACTTCCCCGGGAACTCGGGAGAGACCATGCGCATTACCGTCGCGCCAGAGAAGACGAAGAACTAACGGACTCCCCCGAGAGGGAGACACCGAGGGACGGGCCCGCTGAAAGGCGGGTCCGTCCTTTTTTGTGCCCGTCGCACGCATCCGTGGTTAACAGCCAGCTGGCACGCAACTGCCTGCGTCCGCTTAAATAATTGTGATATATTGCTTAACTTGCCTTTTGGGGCAGGAACATTAGTTATGAACACATGTTCATCCGACCAGGGACCGGGGGCACCGGAGTATTGGTCCGCATGAACAATCATCTGATCTTGAGCATGGCGTTGCTGCTTGGCACGTCGACATCGGCCTTTGCACAATCAGCCATGTCGCCCAATGCGCCTCCACCGCCGCCACCCGCCGTAGCCGCGACCCAGCCGGCGCAGGCCGCTGCCGACATGCAGGCGGTGCTCGATGCCCACGCATCGCTCGCGCCCAAGCCGATCGAGACGCTGACACCAGCAAAGGCGCGCCTCCAACCCAGCCCGGCGGACGCCGCCAAGAAGGTCATGCGCGAGAAGGGCATGTCGACCGCGCCCGATCCCGCCGTCACCACCAAGGACGTCGCTTACGGGGCGGACCCGATGCAGTTCGCGCGCATCTACACGCCGGCCGCCACGGTCGGCGCCGGAGCGCCGCTGCCGGTGGTCGTCTACTATCATGGTGGCGGCTGGGTGATCGCCGACGTCAACACGTATGACGCGACGCCGCGCCTGCTCTCCAAGCAGCTGAACGCTATCGTCGTCTCGGTCGAGTATCGCCACGCGCCCGAGTTCAAGTTTCCTGCTCAACACGAGGACGCAGCCGCGGCCTATCGCTGGGT is drawn from Novosphingobium sp. 9U and contains these coding sequences:
- the ahpF gene encoding alkyl hydroperoxide reductase subunit F, encoding MLDANLKQQLSQYLAMLREPIELVASLGADAKSAETRELLETISRLSDKVTATFDGDDARRPSFIIRRASDASVWVRFAGVPLGHEFTSLVLALLWTGGHPPKVSDETLQAIRDLEGDFDFEMYFSLSCHNCPDVVQALTLLALFNPRVNATLIEGGTFKQEVESRGVMAVPAVFLNDAMWGSGKMSVEEIIAKLDTGAEARAAAKLADKAPYEVLVIGGGPAGAAAAIYTARKGFRTGIAAERMGGQVQDTMGIENFISVPYTEGPKLAASLEQHIKEYEIDSMNLLRAEKLIPAQKVGGMHEVVFSNGASLKARSVILTTGARWRNLGVPGEAEYRNKGVAYCPHCDGPLYKGKRVAVIGGGNSGVEAAIDLANIVAHVTLVEFDSKLRADQVLVDKLRSMPNVDILVSAQTTEVEGDGEKVNALVYKNRETGEEHKVALEGVFVQIGLVPNTEFLKDSGLELNRGEIVIDGHAATNLPGVFAAGDATTVPYKQIIIAMGEGSKAALSAFDYLIRNEPVEEIAQEFQQEAVAAE
- the trpS gene encoding tryptophan--tRNA ligase, whose translation is MRIVSGIQPTGNLHLGNYLGAIRNWVRMQDEATASGGQCLYFLADLHAISMPHVPADLGANTREMVAALVACGVDPERSILFNQAQVPQHAELQWLLNGTARMGWLNRMTQWKDKAGKNREGASVALFTYPVLQAADVLLYQATHVPVGDDQKQHLELARDIAQKFNNDFCSEEAPLFTLPEPFIPPEAARIMSLRDGSAKMSKSDPSDMSRINLTDDADTIMQKVKKAKTDPEPLPSDKVGLEGRPEAKNLVSIYAAMSGSTVDAVLGEFGGEGFGKFKPALGELLTQKLAPINARFVGLRQDQTALDAILRKGAEKARALAMPTLDATYQALGLVRG
- a CDS encoding alpha/beta hydrolase; translation: MNNHLILSMALLLGTSTSAFAQSAMSPNAPPPPPPAVAATQPAQAAADMQAVLDAHASLAPKPIETLTPAKARLQPSPADAAKKVMREKGMSTAPDPAVTTKDVAYGADPMQFARIYTPAATVGAGAPLPVVVYYHGGGWVIADVNTYDATPRLLSKQLNAIVVSVEYRHAPEFKFPAQHEDAAAAYRWVLANAASWGGNPAKVALAGESAGGNLAVATAIYARDNGLTKPLHVLSVYPIANSDMQLPSRMDSANAKPLNTPMLKWFGNYYSKTPADMADPRLNLVAADLRNLPPTTIINAQIDPLRSDGETLATAMKKAGDSVDQKTFPGVTHEFFGLGKVVRGAYDAELYAIAKLKKALLN
- the secB gene encoding protein-export chaperone SecB, translating into MADEGNIISDLNLDGASDDNDPAAGIISQYVKDLSVENPNAPQSFQWQDAPQIDVQFNIGAVPIEGEVHEVELKIVVTSRADAGVAFAVDLSYCALVGMRNLPDNQAHAFLFAEAPRILFPFARAIIAEAVRDAGFAPLLLEPIDFNGLYVQQLSAQGGVGAPPAGNA
- a CDS encoding Smr/MutS family protein, translated to MRPPRRLSPDESAMWRKVAATVTPLERRRAAKVEAVLDVPVPPSAPVVKPSPVQVASPHHPAAARRGPLPRAGEDKVGLDSSWERKIARGGLEPDFSLDLHGSGLDQAYGRLMHGLAQARAMGARVVLVVTGKPRPTEAADRGTARGAIRAKIVDWLGASEHAGAIAAVRGAHRRHGGPGALYVVLKRKR
- a CDS encoding Tim44/TimA family putative adaptor protein — its product is MTVEIVILAMIAAFLGLRLYSVLGRRAEHEEEPIAGRFDPRRGAAGAPRVAATAKPDAKSDEGGASSTANTRQRELPSTSPAAERGLREIAAADRRFDAFAFLEGSRSAYRMILEAFWKADKAELRQLCDHDVYEGFAAAIDARVEAGETLDNRLIRIEDSTISAAGMDGNTARITVRFRSDIAAVTRDAEGAVIAGSLDDAIEAVDVWTFSRNVTSADPDWLLDETDEG
- a CDS encoding murein transglycosylase A, with amino-acid sequence MRLAAGFPRGVRLAAILALSLVAAACGRIVPEPGAVSNRPPPVAGGPSVPAVKTARELSLREGPKIGELSIRQADAAAALLSFHESCPRLVTRTDASGLTRPTDWKPACDAFATWPYGQAEDFFDTYFETIQVGDGRAFATGYYEPEIAGSRTHVPGYDTPVYAMPADLVRARPGDATPLANGRMPIGRYDESGAFVPYYDRTQIENGALAGKGLEIAWVRDPIEFFFLQVQGSGRLRLPDGGVMRIGYAGQNGLPYTGIGAVMRQRGLVGEGPGKYPGSMQGIVRYIRENPPEGRALMRENRSWVFFRELKGDGPLGSLNVPVRAESSVAADPSFVPLGAPIWLDLDRTEANGLWIAQDTGGAIKGANRFDTFWGAGDDARRIAGGMSGRGRAFILVPKGTLTRLGAK
- a CDS encoding DUF4136 domain-containing protein, which gives rise to MNGNNRFGRLRVAAVAVLLVALAACTNTFRADVSRFQSQLPAPAGQTFAVVADDPQMAGGIEFSQYARLVEARLAQKGYTPAASPEQAQLLVRFDYGVDKGRERVRSTGFGGGYGGWGPWYGYGGGFGRGGYWGGRGFGGWGGGPWRYGWYDPFFDNGVESYTVYTSGVSLKIDRRADGARLFEGKAEAVSSSNRLQYLVPNLVEAMFTNFPGNSGETMRITVAPEKTKN
- the murJ gene encoding murein biosynthesis integral membrane protein MurJ gives rise to the protein MSLVRNVGTIGGLTAVSRVFGFVRDMLLARVLGAGLAADAFQLAFVLPNTFRRLFAEGAFSVAFVPMYTRALHGPGGEEAAERFANDVLAVFVWVLLGFSALAMLAMPGLVWLLASEYLDVPGKFDLAVALSRTAFPYLGLVSLVAMLSGVLNAHARFAPGAFVPVLLNLVLIAGIVTGYVLRGPGGSDVVVAWSVAVAVAAAGAIQLAYMAWAMRRAGVRLRIGAPRLTPEVRRLGRLILPATFGAGIYQISQFVDTFFATSLAQGSLTLLKYADRLNQMPLGIVGIALGTAILPMLARHIQANDDAGAQALQANAVEMATLLTLPAAAALAVCAPAFVTAFFVGGRMSQAQGDVMAAIVAALVCGLPAYVLVKVFQPAFFSREDTRTPVRIACAALAINIAINFVVVPRFGIVGLAGATAFTSSLNVVALYTVLHRRGWFRMRWRLASRIIRQLAASGVMALALWALLPLLANYYSGSASERIGALALLVGAGGVVFFAAAWLVGALDKGHLAQLRRSRSAPEPVNLSE